Within the Candidatus Nitrospira nitrificans genome, the region TCCTCCGGAGTTCAAGGGCCATGAGGGCATTTGGTCTCCCGAGGATCTCTTCGTGGCGTCCGCCAACATCTGTTTGATGACGACGTTTCTCGCTGTGGCGGAGCGAGCCGGCCTCGCGTTCTCCACCTATGAAAGCGCGGCGGAAGGTCGGTTGGAGTTGGTGGAGGGAAAATTTCAATTCACCACCATCGCGATCAGGCCTATCATCACCCTGAAGTCCGGGGATGATGCGGACAAGGCCAAGGAATTGATTGAAAAAGCGGAACG harbors:
- a CDS encoding OsmC family protein — protein: MEQKSKVYLYQTSVKWTEQRKGVIACEGKPDVQVATPPEFKGHEGIWSPEDLFVASANICLMTTFLAVAERAGLAFSTYESAAEGRLELVEGKFQFTTIAIRPIITLKSGDDADKAKELIEKAERNCLISNSMKAHVTLDPVIRRLRGTTCP